AAAACCCTGTTTATCTGAAAACAACTCTTCCCATCCTGGTTGAAATGTTTTGGTCCGAGAACCCTGTTTTTTATCAGCTGCTGCTGCAGGAAGCAGACCTGGAAACCATCAGAAAAAGGGTGTTTAATTACCTGGCGGATTTTGAACGCAAAAACTTCACTTTTCACCATAATACCGATACTACCAAGCGAAACATATCCCGCCGCTGTATCCAGGTTTTGAAAAACATTTTTTCCATAAGAAGTGAAGAGCTTACGGGACAAAGTGTACTCAAGTTTTTGACAGAACTGGCCCACCAACCGGAGGTAACGGCATCAGTAGCTTTTATTGAGGATCTGAGAAATATTTTCCTGGGCATGAAGGGCAAAACAGAGCTTGGCAGCAAGGTTATTTCCATGGAACATTTTGAAAAGGATAACCACAGGGCAGTGGCACGTCTGAGATCTCAAACACTCAACATTGTGGGGGAGAAGATAGATGCCCGGATCAGCAAATACCCCGGCGGTCTGGATGATGAAGTAATCAGGATGAGGACTGCCAACAGGGACAGAATCATAAAGGTTTTAGGCGCTTCCACTAAAGAGTGGAATGACTGGAAGTGGCAGTGCCGGAATATTGTCAGAGATGTAAAGGTTCTGGAAAAAATGATTCGGTTGACTCCAAGGGAAAGAATGGCTATTGAAAGGGGTGTTGGGAACAGGCTTCCATTTGGGATTACCCCATACTATGTTTCCCTGATGGACTATGAAGCAGGAAGGAAGCATGACCATGCAATCAGGGCACAGGTTATCCCGCCGCTTGATTATGTGGAAAATGTCCTTTTAAGTAAAGAACTTGGCGCTGACCTTGATTTTATGGGAGAAAAGGATACTTCACCGGTGGATCTGGTTACCAGGAGATATCCCCAGATTGCCATTTTCAAACCATATAACACCTGTGCCCAGATCTGTGTTTACTGTCAGCGAAACTGGGAAATAACCGATGTCCTGGATGCGGGCGCCAAGGCCTCCAACAGTAAGCTGGAGAGCGCTCTGCAGTGGTTTGAGGAAAACCCTGAAGTAACTGAAGTCCTGGTAACCGGCGGGGATCCGGCAGTGATGAATGATGCCATGACCAGGAAGGTCCTGGGCAGATTGGCAGAGTTAGACCATATCAGGAGAATCAGGATAGGAACCCGGACCCCTGTGGTGCTGCCGATGCGAATTACTGATGAATATGCCAAGATACTGGCCGGTTTTATTGAACCCGGCAGGCGTGAAGTTGCTGTAATGACTCATTTTGAGCACCTTTACGAAATAACTCCTGAGAGTGTGAGGGCTGTCCGCAAACTTCGTTCGAGGGGGGTACCGGTTTACAACCAGGGGGTCTTTACAATGGAAAATGCCCGCCGCTTTGAGATGGTGGGCCTGCGCAAGGCCCTGCGGTCTATAGGTGTGGATCCGTATTATACCTTTAATGCCAAGGGCAAAGAGGAAACCAGGGCTTATCGGGTACCTATAGCCAGGCTGATTCAGGAGCAGGTTGAAGAGGCAAGGCTGACACCGGGGCTGGACAGGTGTGATGAGGCCGTGTTCAATATACCGCGAATTGGCAAGAGTTACCTCCGCGCCGGGCATGATCACGAGGTTATTATGCTGACTCCTGATGGTTCCAGGGTATACGAGTTTTATCCGTGGGATCTGGGATTCGCTGATACTAAGCCATACCTTCATGAGGATGTTCCGATTCTGGATTTCCTTGCGGAGATGTCTAAGAGGGGTGAGGACCCCGACGATTACAGGAGTATATGGTACCATTTCTAAAAAAGGAAAAGTACAGGAGAGCGTCCGTAACAGGAGCTCTCTTTTTTTGCGGCCAAGCAGGAAATTGCTGGAAGTTTTCGGGAGCGGTGGTGGGTTGCTGGAAGCAGAGGATGGGTATATAATAAAAATTGTGTTGTTATAATCAATCGTAAAAGTTGGGTGAGAATTAATGAGTGTACTGCGCCGTGTTTTGGATAAATCCATTATCCCCGAAAATACTTTCCTGATTGTTATGGCTGTTGGGGTCGGGATAGGTGCCGCTTTGCTGGGACTCGTATTCAGGTATACAATTGACCTGTTTACCGAATATTTTTTTGGCGGGGGCCGGATTATTCTCGGAGGGCTGCTAAAGGATTACTATGTTTTTTTACTTCCTGTGGTTGGGGGGCTGCTTGTTGGTCCTCTGACTTACTTTTGCGCCAGGGAGGCAAAGGGGCATGGGGTGCCTGAAGTCATGGCCGCTGTAGCCGTAAAGGGAGGAAAAATCAGGACCAGAATTGTACTGGTAAAGTCACTGGCTTCAGCTTTGACCATCGGTTCGGGAGGCTCCGCCGGGGCTGAGGGGCCTATTGTTCAGATAGGCGCCGGGTTTGGTTCCACAATAGCTCAGGTCTTTCACTTGTCGGAGGAACGGATGAAAACCCTGGTTTGCTGTGGCGCTGCAGCCGGAATTGCAACCGTATTTAATGCGCCGATTGCGGGAGTGTTTTTTGCCCTTGAGGTTATCAGTGGCCAGTTTTCTTCATCTTTTTTCAGCCTCACCGTAATTTCTTCCGTAACTGCTTCTGTTATTGCCAGGGCGCTTTGGTGGGGTAACTCGGCAGTGTTTGCCGCCAATTACTCACTGGTTGATTATAGAGAGACTTTTATTTATATTACGCTGGGTGTATTAGCAGGGATATTTGCGGTCTGTGAAATAAAGGTTATGTACTATTTCGAGGACCTTTTTGACAAGTTAAATATCCGTGAGTATCTTAAGCCTGCTTTGGGGGGGCTGCTGGTAGGGATTATCGGCCTGTGGTTTCCTGAAATATTTGGCGCCGGGTATGGGCCAATTCAGGAAGCGCTGGCAGGCAGACTGGCGTTTTGGCTGCTTGCGGTGCTTGTTTTTATGAAACTGTTTGCGGTTGCACTAACATTGGGGTCAGGAGGTTCCGGTGGGGTTTTTGCCCCCTCGCTTTTCATGGGAGCGATGCTGGGGGGCACAGTAGGTACAGTTGCCCATAAACTATTTCCCGATATCACAGCAAGTCCCGGAGCTTATGCCTTGGTGGGGATGGGAGCCGTTTTTGCCGGCGCGGCCAGGGCTCCGATTACCTCAATGATAATGCTCTTTGAGATGACCAATGATTACCGTATTATTCTGCCATTGATGGGGGCCTGTGTAACAAGCTATATGGTGGCCAACCACTTATTCGGGGAGTCCATTTACACCCTCAAGCTTAAGCGCAGGGGAATTAACCTGCACCAGGGGATGGAAAAGGGCATCATTGAATCACTGAATGTGGGTGATGTTATGGCGAAGGAAGTGGAATCGGTTTCGGCCAATATTAGTGTTTTGGAGATGAACAGTATTTTCGAAGGCAGTCGGCATATGGGATTTCCTGTGCTACGGGAAGGCCGGTTGGTGGGGATAATAACGTATCTTGACATCAGGAAAGCACATGACCGGGGATTTGATACCCGGTCAGTAGGGGAAATAATGAATACTGAGCTTATGGTTACATTTCCCGATGAGAACCTCAGTGAAGCATTAAAGAAGTTCGGTTTAAGAGGTATTGGCCGCCTGCCGGTTGTTGACAGAAATAACCCCGAAATAATTATTGGAATACTTACCCGGACAGACATTATCAGGGCATATAATAAGAGGCTGCTCAAAACTCAGGCGGCGGACGTTTCGGGAAGTTCTACTTAGTCTTTATTTTGCTTCAGGCTCGTGATAAGGCTCAATATAGGCAACGTCTTCGATGATATAGCCGGCCTTTTTCAGATCATCCACAAAATCAGGGCGGCTGCCTTTTACCTTGAGGACCAGTTCATTACCGAAGGTTACAATATTATCTATACAGATGTTCTTGTTATCTGTAAATGAAACCAGGTCTGAGAGGAACCCCCATTTTTTTTGAAACAGAATAGAGATTCTGGTCCCGCCTTCTCTGAGCCCAAGAGCTGTAATGAAGGCATCAATGATATCATTTTTGGTAATCAGGCCAACGATTTTACTGCTATCCAGAACCGGCAGCGAACTAATCCTGTTGGTGCGCATAATCAGGGCTGCTTTTTCAATTATTTCATCAGGAGAAATGGAAATCGGGTTTGATTTCATCACCCTTGAAACAGGAGTCCTTGAAAGCAGGTTGGATTCAAATGATGATAATTCCTTGCCATTAGGAAACACCTTTAAAAGATCTGATTCGGTTACCACGCCGATTAGAGAATGGTTTAAATCAACCACAGGCAGATGCCCGATACTTTTTTTTCTTAAAATATCGAGGGCTTCACCGACGGTGGAATCATCTAATATAGTCACTACAGGATATGACATCAGGTCTTTTACCAGCACGACAACACCCTCCTTTAACAATTAAGAATTTCTCCTTATTTCGACACCAACACCGTAAATCCTTGTATTAAACCATAAAAATATTTTGTATAATAAAGGAGTGGATAGATACAGCGGCGAAATATCAGCAAAAATAAGTCTAAAGGGGGAAAAACGGTGAATGGTGAAATAAAGAGAATTGGCGTATTGACAGGCGGTGGAGATTGTCCCGGCCTTAATGCCGTTATCAGGGCGGTTGTCAAAACTGCCATTAATAAGTACAACCTGGAAGTAGTTGGCTATTTGGACGGGTTTGGCGGTCTGATCAATAATATGGCCAAGAAGCTGACAGTTGCTTCAGTATCTGGGATATTACCCAGAGGAGGGACAATCCTTGGCACAACTAACCGTGACAATCCCTTTAAATATCCTATGATGAAGGATGGAGAACGTGTATATGTGGATATGTCCGGACATATTATGGACAACCTGAAGGAAATGGAAGTTGATGCTCTGGTGGTTATCGGGGGCGATGGCAGCCTAAGTATTGCCAAGGAGTTCTGTGACCAGGGCCTCCCTGTTGTCGGTGTCCCCAAAACTATTGATAATGATCTTTCGGCAACTGATGTTACTTTTGGTTTCGACACTGCTCTGGTTACGGCCACTGAGGCTCTTGATAAGCTGCATACAACTGCTGAGTCCCATCACCGGGTAATGGTTCTTGAAGTAATGGGGCGGTACGCGGGCTGGATTGCTCTCCATTCAGGAATTGCCGGAGGAGCAGACGTTATTTTGATTCCCGAGATACCATTTTCTATTGAACATGTGTGCCAGAAAATTAAGGCCCGTAAGGTTCAGGGCAAGAAGTTCAGTATCGTGGTGGTTGCCGAGGGCGCCAAACAGGTTGGCGGAGAGATGGTTGTACAGAGAATCATTGCAGACAGCGCTGACCCAATCAGACTTGGCGGGATTGGCAATGTTATCGGGGAACAGCTGGAAAAATGCAGTGGAATGGAAACGAGGGTTACGGTTCTGGGCCACCTGCAGAGGGGGGGGAGCCCCACTCCTTTTGACCGGCTCCTTGGTACCAGGTATGGCGCTCATGCGGTAAAAATTCTTATGGAAAAGAAATTTGGTGAAATGGTCAGCCTGAGGGGGACAAACATTGAATCTGTTCCCATAATGGATGCCGTTAAAGTGCTGCGCAGGGTTTCCCCTGACAGTGATATTGTTTTTGCTGCCAAAGCTGTGGGAATTGGGTTTGGTGACGAATAATGCCACAATCACAGTATGTCAAACTGGCAGATATCTATGACTACCTGATGGCCGGCATAGATTATGAGGAATGGGCAGATTATCTGGAACAGCTTCTGGAGAGGTACTCTGTCCGTGCCGATAGAATTGCTGACCTGGCATGCGGCACCGGTAATACAACTTTACCCCTGGCTGCCCGGGGTTACGAGGTATATGGCATAGACATCGCTCCGGCAATGCTGGCCAAGGCTCGTCAAAAAGCCGGGGAACAGGGATTGGCTGCAGTATTCCTGGAGCAGGATATGCGGGATCTTGAGCTGCCGGTTCCTATGGACTTAGTCACCAGTTACCATGATGGGCTGAATTACATTATCAGCCCGGACGACCTATGCCTGGTTTTTAAAAAGGCATATAGGTCCCTGAGACCGGGGGGATTATTTATTTTTGACATGAATGCCGTTGAAAAGCTGTCTGGGGCCGGAGGAGATACCACGTTTGCCGATGATGAAGACATGTCCCTCATCTGGGAAACCTCCTATGACCGTGAGGCCGACATCTGGGAGATACGGCTGACCGGCTTTGTGAAGCAGAACGGGTTACATGAAAAACAGGGCGGATTATACGAAAAATTTGTGGAGACACACCGGGAAAAGGCTTACAAAAGTGATCAAATACTTGGCTTTCTAAGAGAAGCCGGGTTTGTTGTGCGGGATGTGTTTCATGGGTTTTCTTTTGACCCTCCCAGGCATGACAGCCGCAGAATATTTTATGCTGCTCAAAAAAACAACCAGGGAGATAAGACCAATGATTAATACTGTATTATTTGACCTTGACGGTACGCTGCTTCCAGTGGATACAGACAGGCTTATTGAAGCTTACCTGGGACTCCTGGCCCAAAAGTTTAGCAGCCGTATTGATAGCACGGAGTTTATCCGGGCCCTGATGAAGTCAACGGGAAAGATGATGAAGAACAATGACCCCGGTAAATTAAATCGGGATGTTTTTATGGAGGATTTTATTCCGCGGGTGGGGATGCCAGGGGATGAGTTGGAAAAGATGTTTGGTGAATTTTACGAAAATGATTTTCCTTCCCTGTCAGTATTTGCTTCCCCGAGGGGGGAGAGCCGGGAAGCGGTTCAAAGAGTTCTGGAAAGGGGAGGTGATGTAGTTATTGCCACAAATCCTGTCTTTCCGGAACAGGCCATCATTGAGAGGCTGAAGTGGACCGGAGTTGAGCGCTCAGACTGCAGATTTATCACAAGCTATGAGAATATGCATTTTTGCAAGCCATACCTGGAGTATTTCCAGGAGATTCTGGACCATATCGGGAAAGAACCCGAAGAGTGCCTGGTAGTGGGAAATGATGTGGATGAGGACCTGGTTGCTGCCAAACTGGGAATGCGGACCGTATTGGTAAAAGACTATCTGATAAACCGGGGTGGCGGAGATTACCGGGCGGATATTGTGACAACACTTGAGGAACTGCCTGATACTGTCGCCGGAGTTTTCTGATTCACACTCCAACATGACGGTATTAATCGCTAAAGTTCCATCAAATATTAAGATCTTCAGCATTTACTGACAGTTTAGATGCCGGGGATTTTTTTTGCTTCACACAACTTTTTTTAAAACAAAACCTTTAAGGGCTAAATATGACCACTCAGTCCGTTCTTTTGACCGGTTGTTCCCTTGTTATCCCTGACCGGAAAACGGCCTAAAGTGCTAATTATTTCTGTTAACGGAATTTTTAATGCCCATTAAGCCTGTGAAATTTATAATTAAGCTAAGGAGAAGGGTAAGCTGAAATCATATATATGGGGGGAGAGGCCGGTGCATGGCAGTAGTGATAGGCAGCCAGGCCCTAAAGTGAAGCAGATATCTGTGGGTCATCAGGAGCAGGAGAAGCCTTTATGCGGTGAGAAACAGGTATCTCTGTGCAGTGAAGAGTATCTTGACAGGCTTATGAAAAGCCAGTTTAAGCTAAGTTTTAAGCTTTTTATGGTTTTTGTGGGAATTCTCCTGGGACTTCCGATCCTTAACTATGTATTCCCCGAAATCATGAATCTTAGGATAGCCGGTTTTACCGTTACCTGGCTGCTCCTTGGAGTTTTGATTTATCCTGTTACCTGGGTTATTTCTTGGGTTTATGTCAGGAATTCGATTGCCCTGGAGGAAAAGGCCCTGATATGGATGAAGACAGGTGATGGGCAGCGGGAAGGGGGGGCTTGCGATTGCAGCAGGAAATCCAGGTAATCCCTCTTGCCGGTGTTATTTTGCTGGCAATTTTTACTATTGGACTGGGTTTTTATATCAGAAGGTCGGTCAGAGGCGCTGCGGATATGTATGTTGCCTCCAGAGCGGTGAGCGTCCCTATGAACTCTTCCGCTATTTCCGGGGAGTACCTTAGTGCGGCTTCCTTTATGGGTGTTGCCGGAATGATCATGAAAAGCGGGTATGACAATATCTGGTATCCGGTTGGTTATGCTGCGGGTTATCTATTTCTGCTTTTGTTTATTGCAAGCCCCCTGAGGCGTTTTGGGGCTTATACGATTCCGGATTTTGCCGAGGGCCGCTATAACAGCCCGATGTTCAGGAAAATTGCGGTCATCTTTGTTCTGTTTATAGGATTTTTTTATACGATGCCCCAGATGAAAGGAGCAGGAACAGCTTTTGTAAATATCCTGAACACTCCGTACTGGGTTGGTGTCGGTGTGGTCGGGTTTGTAGTAGTATTTAATGTGGCTCTGGGCGGCATGAAAGGGATTACTTTTGTACAAGCTGTCCAGTACTGGATTAAAATGGCCGCCATTTCAATACCAATGTTTATTATGTTTATTTTTTTGGGTGGTTATGGGGCGAACCTGGAAAAGTTCCACAATGATCCCCGCCTTGGCAATACTTTGCCAAAGTTTGCTGCTGACTATACGGCCATTTACAAGCCAGACCCTCCCATGAATGAAATTGTTTTCGGCGCTGCTACCCAGGGTGTTTTCCTCCAGGATACGAGGGTCCTGATCACGGCTTCCCGGAGAATCGCCGGTGATGCTGGCAGGGTGGAAGCACAGCAGTTGATGAATTCCAAGCTGCCGGACATTGTCGAGACAGTGACCCTTCCTTCGGAAGAGCAGGCAGACGTGTATATGTACCGGGCAGGGGACCGGTTTGAAACGGGTAACCCGGTGACCGTCACCAGGCAGGGGCAGCCGGTAACTGCTGCTGACCCTGTCACCGGCAGGGAGCTGCCGCTGACGGTTTCCGCCAGGTTTACTGTTACTCCTGCGGGACCGCAGAATCAGGTTCTGATTACTTACAATGCGGGGCAGCCGGTGCCAAATGCGCCGACTGATAAGAGCTGGTTGGAACCTTATGGGGTCCTTAGTTCCCAATACGGCCATCCGGTTATCTACACGTATTCATTGATTATTGCCATTGTGTGCGGAACGGCGGGTCTGCCTCATATACTGGTGCGTTTTTACACAAACCCTGATGGCAAGACCGCCAGAAAAAGCACCTTTTGGGTAATGATTCTCCTGGGGGTCTTCTACCTGTTCCCCCCGATGTTCGGCGCACTGGGGAGAGCCTGGACACCGGAGCTGTATTCGGTTGCGGGAGGAGCCAGGTCAACTGACTCCGTTGTTCTGGTCCTGCCCCGCCTGCTGAATAACTATGTCCCTCATCTGGGGGATATTCTCTCTGCGGTTACGTCAATGGGAGCATTTGCCGGGTTTATGACTACGTTCTCGGGGCTGCTGGTTTCCATAACCAGCGCTCTGGCCCATGATGTATATGGGACAATGATTAACCCGAGGGCCACTTCGTCACAGAAAGTGGCCGGCTTCAGGGTATTTGCGGTGATAGCCGGGTCGACGGCATGTCTGCTGGGGGTATTTGTAGAAAACTTTGATATCAACATGATGGTGGGCTGGGCCTTTGCCATTGGAGCTGCTTCATATTTTCCCATGCTGATAGTGAGCTGTTGGTGGAAAAAATGTACCGCTATCGGCGCCGGTGCCGGAATGCTGATCGGCGGCACCTCGGCACTGGCTGCCATCGTATCTGTCATGCTGGCCGATAAGCAGTTGATACCTTCCCTGGGGCAGTGGTTTGGGGAACATCCTGTTATTAAAACACTATGTGAACAGCCGGCTATCTGGGCAGTTCCGTTTTCCCTGCTGCTGATCATGGTGGTTTCGGCGGCAACGCAGAAATATGCCCCGCCGGATTCAGCGTGGAAGATGCTGGTCCTGCATGCCCCGGAGGAATTGAACCTGCAGAACACGGAATATATTACTGAGGATGAGGAAAGGGGATACTTATGAGCAGAAATGCATTAGTCTATGGTTCATATTTGGGGATTCTAGGGATAATCACACTTGCGGTCATGTACCTGGGTATTCCCAACCGGGCGGGTTTATGGGTCGCCCTTGGCGTAGCGGCCGTTTATGCCATCTTTTGGCCGCGCTGGGGATGATTTTTTCAAACGGCTTTGCCCGGATATAGATGAGGCAGCCTTTATATTAGACCCGATTGCCAGGGAGGAGCAGATAAATTCCTTCACGACGGCTACAACTCAGCCGGCTAGCCACTCGCGCGGGGCGCTCGTGGGCCGGCTGATGTCAGACTCGTCGTTCCGGAACATATCTGCTCCTCCTTGATTTGGGTCTTAACCTTTAAAAGGCTGCCTCATTTACACAGGAGAAAAGGATACGGAAAAAATCTAAGCCTGAAACATAAGAAGGCATCAAACTTACAAAATTCGAGCCCAAAAACCTCTTGACATACCTATGGGGGGTATGGTATAAATTATATAAAGATACCCCAGGGGGGTATTGCAAGAGGAGGTTTGAATATGGGTGGTATTTCCAGAAGAGAGTTTTTTAAGCGGGCAATAGCTACCGGAGTAGTCAGCGGAATGGCCCTGACCGGGGCTGAAAAGGCTGCCCAAGCTTCCACGGGGCAGGAACCGGCAGGCACATTTATAGATATGACTCTCTGCAATGGCTGTAAAGGGTTAGAGGTTCCCAAGTGTGTCAGCGCCTGCCGTGCCAAAAATCAGGATAAATTCCCCAATCCTGTGAAGAATACTGAAATCCCCAATTACTGGCCCCAGGATAAAAAGGAAGACTGGTCAGACAAAAAGGGGCTCACTACCAGGCTTACTCCATATAACTGGACATTTATTCAGCAAACTAAAATTGAACATAATGGCAAGACATATGCTGTCAACATGCCCAGGAGATGTATGCACTGTGACAAGCCGCCCTGTGCCAAGGTTTGTCCCTTTGGAGCCCAGACTGTAACCAAAGAGGGTGCTGTTCTGATTAATCCCGAGACCTGTTTCGGGGGCGCCAAATGCAGGGATGTCTGCCCCTGGGGAATTCCGGCGCGACAGGCAGGTGTGGGACTGTATATGAAGATTGCGCCTGACTTTGTTGGCGGAGGGGT
This Phosphitispora fastidiosa DNA region includes the following protein-coding sequences:
- a CDS encoding class I SAM-dependent DNA methyltransferase → MPQSQYVKLADIYDYLMAGIDYEEWADYLEQLLERYSVRADRIADLACGTGNTTLPLAARGYEVYGIDIAPAMLAKARQKAGEQGLAAVFLEQDMRDLELPVPMDLVTSYHDGLNYIISPDDLCLVFKKAYRSLRPGGLFIFDMNAVEKLSGAGGDTTFADDEDMSLIWETSYDREADIWEIRLTGFVKQNGLHEKQGGLYEKFVETHREKAYKSDQILGFLREAGFVVRDVFHGFSFDPPRHDSRRIFYAAQKNNQGDKTND
- a CDS encoding chloride channel protein, translated to MSVLRRVLDKSIIPENTFLIVMAVGVGIGAALLGLVFRYTIDLFTEYFFGGGRIILGGLLKDYYVFLLPVVGGLLVGPLTYFCAREAKGHGVPEVMAAVAVKGGKIRTRIVLVKSLASALTIGSGGSAGAEGPIVQIGAGFGSTIAQVFHLSEERMKTLVCCGAAAGIATVFNAPIAGVFFALEVISGQFSSSFFSLTVISSVTASVIARALWWGNSAVFAANYSLVDYRETFIYITLGVLAGIFAVCEIKVMYYFEDLFDKLNIREYLKPALGGLLVGIIGLWFPEIFGAGYGPIQEALAGRLAFWLLAVLVFMKLFAVALTLGSGGSGGVFAPSLFMGAMLGGTVGTVAHKLFPDITASPGAYALVGMGAVFAGAARAPITSMIMLFEMTNDYRIILPLMGACVTSYMVANHLFGESIYTLKLKRRGINLHQGMEKGIIESLNVGDVMAKEVESVSANISVLEMNSIFEGSRHMGFPVLREGRLVGIITYLDIRKAHDRGFDTRSVGEIMNTELMVTFPDENLSEALKKFGLRGIGRLPVVDRNNPEIIIGILTRTDIIRAYNKRLLKTQAADVSGSST
- a CDS encoding 6-phosphofructokinase, translating into MNGEIKRIGVLTGGGDCPGLNAVIRAVVKTAINKYNLEVVGYLDGFGGLINNMAKKLTVASVSGILPRGGTILGTTNRDNPFKYPMMKDGERVYVDMSGHIMDNLKEMEVDALVVIGGDGSLSIAKEFCDQGLPVVGVPKTIDNDLSATDVTFGFDTALVTATEALDKLHTTAESHHRVMVLEVMGRYAGWIALHSGIAGGADVILIPEIPFSIEHVCQKIKARKVQGKKFSIVVVAEGAKQVGGEMVVQRIIADSADPIRLGGIGNVIGEQLEKCSGMETRVTVLGHLQRGGSPTPFDRLLGTRYGAHAVKILMEKKFGEMVSLRGTNIESVPIMDAVKVLRRVSPDSDIVFAAKAVGIGFGDE
- a CDS encoding HAD family hydrolase; protein product: MINTVLFDLDGTLLPVDTDRLIEAYLGLLAQKFSSRIDSTEFIRALMKSTGKMMKNNDPGKLNRDVFMEDFIPRVGMPGDELEKMFGEFYENDFPSLSVFASPRGESREAVQRVLERGGDVVIATNPVFPEQAIIERLKWTGVERSDCRFITSYENMHFCKPYLEYFQEILDHIGKEPEECLVVGNDVDEDLVAAKLGMRTVLVKDYLINRGGGDYRADIVTTLEELPDTVAGVF
- a CDS encoding 4Fe-4S dicluster domain-containing protein, which encodes MGGISRREFFKRAIATGVVSGMALTGAEKAAQASTGQEPAGTFIDMTLCNGCKGLEVPKCVSACRAKNQDKFPNPVKNTEIPNYWPQDKKEDWSDKKGLTTRLTPYNWTFIQQTKIEHNGKTYAVNMPRRCMHCDKPPCAKVCPFGAQTVTKEGAVLINPETCFGGAKCRDVCPWGIPARQAGVGLYMKIAPDFVGGGVMYKCDLCIDRVKEGKNPSCVDACPNGAIKFGSRNEMLALAKARAKEISGYVYGDKENGGTSTFYVSPVPFEKINKAFMAQKAKQPNPDAPGYPGTPVNVGNFLDTPNGLAAGLLLAPVAGLFTAGYKAYKTMKGDDAGDR
- a CDS encoding solute symporter family protein; this translates as MQQEIQVIPLAGVILLAIFTIGLGFYIRRSVRGAADMYVASRAVSVPMNSSAISGEYLSAASFMGVAGMIMKSGYDNIWYPVGYAAGYLFLLLFIASPLRRFGAYTIPDFAEGRYNSPMFRKIAVIFVLFIGFFYTMPQMKGAGTAFVNILNTPYWVGVGVVGFVVVFNVALGGMKGITFVQAVQYWIKMAAISIPMFIMFIFLGGYGANLEKFHNDPRLGNTLPKFAADYTAIYKPDPPMNEIVFGAATQGVFLQDTRVLITASRRIAGDAGRVEAQQLMNSKLPDIVETVTLPSEEQADVYMYRAGDRFETGNPVTVTRQGQPVTAADPVTGRELPLTVSARFTVTPAGPQNQVLITYNAGQPVPNAPTDKSWLEPYGVLSSQYGHPVIYTYSLIIAIVCGTAGLPHILVRFYTNPDGKTARKSTFWVMILLGVFYLFPPMFGALGRAWTPELYSVAGGARSTDSVVLVLPRLLNNYVPHLGDILSAVTSMGAFAGFMTTFSGLLVSITSALAHDVYGTMINPRATSSQKVAGFRVFAVIAGSTACLLGVFVENFDINMMVGWAFAIGAASYFPMLIVSCWWKKCTAIGAGAGMLIGGTSALAAIVSVMLADKQLIPSLGQWFGEHPVIKTLCEQPAIWAVPFSLLLIMVVSAATQKYAPPDSAWKMLVLHAPEELNLQNTEYITEDEERGYL
- a CDS encoding DUF485 domain-containing protein, translated to MHGSSDRQPGPKVKQISVGHQEQEKPLCGEKQVSLCSEEYLDRLMKSQFKLSFKLFMVFVGILLGLPILNYVFPEIMNLRIAGFTVTWLLLGVLIYPVTWVISWVYVRNSIALEEKALIWMKTGDGQREGGACDCSRKSR
- a CDS encoding KamA family radical SAM protein — translated: MEIIDRLEKNGALNYAHLKNPVYLKTTLPILVEMFWSENPVFYQLLLQEADLETIRKRVFNYLADFERKNFTFHHNTDTTKRNISRRCIQVLKNIFSIRSEELTGQSVLKFLTELAHQPEVTASVAFIEDLRNIFLGMKGKTELGSKVISMEHFEKDNHRAVARLRSQTLNIVGEKIDARISKYPGGLDDEVIRMRTANRDRIIKVLGASTKEWNDWKWQCRNIVRDVKVLEKMIRLTPRERMAIERGVGNRLPFGITPYYVSLMDYEAGRKHDHAIRAQVIPPLDYVENVLLSKELGADLDFMGEKDTSPVDLVTRRYPQIAIFKPYNTCAQICVYCQRNWEITDVLDAGAKASNSKLESALQWFEENPEVTEVLVTGGDPAVMNDAMTRKVLGRLAELDHIRRIRIGTRTPVVLPMRITDEYAKILAGFIEPGRREVAVMTHFEHLYEITPESVRAVRKLRSRGVPVYNQGVFTMENARRFEMVGLRKALRSIGVDPYYTFNAKGKEETRAYRVPIARLIQEQVEEARLTPGLDRCDEAVFNIPRIGKSYLRAGHDHEVIMLTPDGSRVYEFYPWDLGFADTKPYLHEDVPILDFLAEMSKRGEDPDDYRSIWYHF
- a CDS encoding CBS domain-containing protein; translation: MLKEGVVVLVKDLMSYPVVTILDDSTVGEALDILRKKSIGHLPVVDLNHSLIGVVTESDLLKVFPNGKELSSFESNLLSRTPVSRVMKSNPISISPDEIIEKAALIMRTNRISSLPVLDSSKIVGLITKNDIIDAFITALGLREGGTRISILFQKKWGFLSDLVSFTDNKNICIDNIVTFGNELVLKVKGSRPDFVDDLKKAGYIIEDVAYIEPYHEPEAK